TTgcttatttcagtgagaagttgtGTGAGTCAAGGTAAAAGTGGGCCACCTATGATAAGGAGTTTTATGCGGTAGTGCATgctctcaagacgtgggagcactatCTCATTGGGAAGGAGTTCATGTTGTAtaccgaccaccaagccctcaaATACTTAGGAAGCCAAAAACAACTTCggagctccatgcatgctagaTGGTTCGCTTTGTGGacaagttcccctataagcttctcCACAAAGCGGGTCAACAAAACAAGGTGGCACATGCCTTGAGCCGAAGGGTAGCACTCCTAAAAACCGTAGCCTTGGAGTTAGTGGATTTTGGAAGTGAGTGGGAGAAATGTAGAAACGACGCCGAGGGAGGCCAGTATCATTTAGTTGATGGGTTCCTGATGCGCCTCCCGCtaaaggctcactaagggataagtgtaccccgtcgttatcaagtaataatctggacaagtccaggtatcgaatccacaggaatTATTCCTGCAAGTACCGATCTACTCAATCTCAgttgttatctaggctgtgggGGGGTTTGAATTTGGTTTGATTAAATtaacctactcctaattaagttacttctactcctatctaaattattctactcctaagtgatcttttaccaatgtaattgccCGAAGGGACATggggtgatacgataataatgaaaatagattgtttagacaatggatttaaaacctaatctaagtcacttgtgtccgaggcgattaaccctacttatccttctaaggtacctagttcgtgattcccttgtaaggccgaaactagctctaaggatcagcaatttgggcttaatcatctatagggtcgtcaatcctataggcactgactaggtcagattcagcttgcaatatgtgccaacttaatatttggattatcgaatgagttaaaccaatcagacaaagcgtaagacaaagatttaagcaataaaacaattgaacaaaacaaaaccataatattattaaaggtgAAAAAGtgttgtcacgaagatacaatgagcctatgATTCATAGAATGGATCACATGctagacaaaatataaaaaaagaagaaaaatccctttcagggaacctgtctaccaatgcaggcgtcttcctaggacttaaggatggagcttgaacaatcctcggtgaatggagcttcggaggtttcttcaatggaggttgaaagagatggaggaggtggagaggatttctcaaggtggaagctagggattttacaaagataaaagatatttaCAAATTGAAActtaaagttctatttatagctgCGGTTTTGGCCCTcgttctgacctaattcgtttccttttgcaggtgggaagacgtggggtcaaacgtggcttcgtggggccgggaatcagtcaaaagactgattcccgcaggtcagctcgccgagctgggcgagcCAGCTCGCCAAGCTGGCTCCTTAAGGGCCAGCTCACCGGTCTGGCAGTGCCAGCTCGCCGATCTGGCCCAAAAAGGCCAGTTTCGATGAGCGCAATGCCTAGACACCCTGCGTGACTGCCGGGTGTTCCCGCGACGCGatttttcgcccgaactcgttcctgttttgacctgcacacgcacataaacttcAAACGACATTAATTCCGGGGCTAACTAACCcaccaatcgcttattttgagtaaatactccgtttggtgcgacttttggcggatcaattagccatAAAAGATAGTCGAAACTCAACGtacatgctaatttggccatatttgcctaaaatgatcagaaaacgagcttaaaccacaaaagtaaataaaacatatacattttctaactaactcacacaaaagcatataaatgcgagaattgctcgtttattagcaaaaccaaactaaaaaccgtcctaaaaccttACCTAAAGAtaagggtttttgacccctatcaattcCTCATGAGGGGTAGCCAGTTGTGCCTTCCGAGTACGTCCATACGAGAGAGAGTGATCCGGGAACTACATGGAGGGGTTTTGGGAGGCCACTTTGGTAGAGATAAGACCTTTGAAGCGGTTAGCTCCCGTTACTTCTGGCcgaagatgaggagagatgtggcATATATCGTGGAGCGATGTGAGAATTGCCAAACCTTCAAGGGACATGCTACTAATGTCGGGTTACGTATGCACTTATCGGTTCCGGAAACCATTTGGGAGGATCTCTCAATGGACTTTGTGTTAGGGCTACCGAGGACTCAGTGTGGTATGGATTCTATTTTCGTGGTGGTGGACAAATTTTCGAAAATGGCCCATTTCATCCCATGTCGGAAGACTAATGATGCCACCGCCATTGCTAAGCTTTTCTTCCCTGAGGTGGTGAGGCTGCATGGGGTTCCGAAAAGCATAGTGTCGGATCGGGACACGAAGTTCGTCAACCACTTTTGGCGGACTCTTTGGGCTATCCTTGGAACCActttgaagtttagtaccacggcTCACCCACAAACGGATGGGCAAAACGAAGTGGTAAACCGGACTTTGGGAAATCTGTTGAGAAGCAAGTGCCGGGACAaacccaagatgtgggattatgtgaTTGCATAAGCCGAGTTTGCTTACAACTCCGCCGTGAGTTCTACCACCGGGAAGTCACCTTTCGAGGTCGTGTATACCAAAGCACCGAACCATTCACTTGATTTAGGAGAGGTCCCAAAGGGAGAGAAGAAGAGTATAGCAGCCCATAATTTGGCCAACGATTACCATCAAATGCACCAAGAAGTCCGACATAGCATTGAAGAGAAAAATAACAAGATCAAGGCCAAAGTTGATGAGCACCGGAGAGATGTGCAGTTTGAGGTTGGGGATGAGGTGATGGTGTGTTTGGGAAAGGAGTGGCTCATGCATGCCATGAGTAGCAAATTGAGGCCGAGGAAGTATGGTACCTACCGGGTCGCCAAAAAGATTAGTGCCAATGCATACCAACTAACCCTTCCTAATTGGCTtgggaagatgtcttcttcttttaatgtgcaggaCCTTAGCTTGTGGAAACTGGAGGGGATGTTGCCAACCAAGACATCCAAGGCGGAGTCCGACTCtttcaaagaaggggagaatgatgagggcatcctttTCTCGAGTATGAATCCGGAACCTAGAGACGAGACCCGGGGAGAGCCACCCATGAAAGACGAGAACAAAGGCAGCCAGCAAAGCACGTGGGGCGTGCCTCCTAGTGCGCGGAGCATGGAGAGCCCTGTTTCCGGAGGGAAGTCCAGTAGctcatccacgcggggcgtgcctcctaGTGTGCGGAGCATGGAGAGCCCTGTTTCCGGAGGAAAGTCTAGTAGCTCATGCACGTGGGGCGTGCCTCCTTATGCGCGGGGCGTGGATCCGACATCCGGAACAAGTTCTGCCCAGGAGGTCAACTACGCCGGACGTACTCCTagggacgccacgcgtgaaATCCATCAACGAGAGCCACCAAgttcaggagctcaaccacgcggggcgtgaggaggtccacgcggagcgtgtcccACCTGGAGGATACTTCTTCACCAAGTTTTTGTGGTTGGGGACCATTTCTGATCCACccctatttactgttttgccacccCCACTTAATTGCTGAATTTCCATTTGTTATTCCCTTCCCTAACTTGCCCCTATCAAATGTGTTATGCTAGAAACTCTACTCAAGGGCTTTTAGTCTTTTCCCTCAATATTTAGGTGGAGTATATAAGCTCCTCTTTTTATAATGATACACAACTTTGAATGAATTAACACAATAGTCTCCATTGGAGCGGATGTTATTCCTTGTTTGGGTTCTTTCCAActttcaagtttagcttgagaagatggTAGTTTTTatgagtttacgattaaaactctcagtcgatttcaatctaTATCAAAGATGTTATGAGATATGGATTTATTTAATTGGCTTTGTAAATCTTTGATTATCTAaggtcaaaacttaaaaaaaaaaaatccatttcAGTTGCAAACAAAGTTGATTGGTTCATTTGGATAATTTAGGCAAACAATGTTTTGCTTACTAATGCCGAGTTCATTATGAAATTTGAGCGGTGGTGACCATTTAACATTCAATTAAGCATTTTAGTTTTTCTGTTTGGTTTTTCGGTGCGTTAAGTTCGATTTTAGTCTTAGTTTATAAAATATGTCAGTAATAtcaatcagttcagtttttGTGATAAAATTACCGAATTAATTGAACCAACCGAAATAGAAACTAATtagatttattatttataaataaattatttataaaagtagttttattgtttttttttctttaaattagttgttaattgattttattgttatattgattttttttctttaaatttgatgatgaactttgacaaagtaagctcatccgatggtagaaaaaacaaaataaagcttactttgtcaaaaacaaagtaagcatagaagacacCTAAATTTGGATTTGTCCTCCGCTTTAatataatatagaaaaataattataaCTATATACTTATCTATTGCTAAACTATATAGTTTAGATTTTAGGGTGTTAATATTCTGTAATACATACGTGACGTCCATTTCCCTTTCATCATTTTATGCATTTTtcgtttattaatatattgcgggtttgtcagTTTTTGGGCCACGGGTGCTCACCCCACCCAAGTTCTGTCttgtcccaatttctataaaaaaaaaatactttactATTACACGTCGAATAATATTCCATTGATGActcataaatttatttaaaatttaaaatgatttattgatctcttttaaagtgatctattgaaaacttgcataaaataacATAACATGAAAGTGCACAACTATGATAACTTGTAGCAGTAGTACtcaatattatataaaaatagtaGAATTTGAATGTCTAAAAACATATAAGTAATATTTATAATACGTGAAATTTTCAAAATGTTGTTAATGTATACACTGATCCTTAGATGTTGTAAAActgattattattaataaaagacAATAATCTATTCGgttgattttattttgtataaaatttatttaaaagaatATTCTAATATAGTGATTTGTACATGTTTGGAGAGTTCTAGATTCGGACAAGTGAAGCGATGATGCTATTATAAAGTGTCCCTAGTCTGTTTTTATCATGAGAACGATAATGAACTAAAGACTATATGTACCTTGGTTGTGATGGATCACACATATGGGATGTCAAACCAAAGACATAAGGGCAGTAGCGAATACAGGATTGCTCAGTTGGGGagaccgattttacacgtggtgtgtaatttttttttgttgttgctaaatcggtgtctaatagaaaaaattcggATTTAGAGAGAGCCTAATAggtgaaattttttgaaatttagatttaagaaaggtctaacaggcaaaaaaaaaaaaattagaaatttgtatttaatgagAGCCTAAcaggaaaataaaaattgaaatttggaCTTAGtgagggtctaatatgtccaaaaagattgaaattttggatttagagaagaCTTAACGGGACCTGGGCCAATTTTGAGGTAATAATATAGCATACGAGATAAATTTCTTACAAATAAGGGGGCCAGAATCACCACAACTTTAAATTTTTCCGAGATAGGGGGTCGAAACTACTCGTGACCATagtggttccggcggccggaggAGCCCAGATCTCCCGGCCCCTCCTGTCTCTGCCCCTACATAAGGGCTTATGAAATACTCCATCGGTtccattatataggtcattctaACAAATTAGTTTTTCCCCAAATATGAGTCATTCTAGGATTCCAagaacttttagtttagtttttttgtccaaatattaaattttttgtattggtacttgtgttttttaatattcaaATGTTTATTCCCCAATAGTGATATGAGAGAGATTTTTTAatagttaaccaatatatttcttaagtTGTGTGAAATACCCTATAATGATTTATATAAGGAAATGGAGAGAATAGTAAAcactggatcgatccgcttaTAAGAACACTACATGGTCATGTGTTATAGGTGTATCTCATGTAACGCTTAtagagaatggagggagtagtaAGCACTGGATCCATCCGCTTATAAGAAGCAAATGGATGAAAAGAGAAATACGACAGAACAAAGAACAAATCAGCCCTTGTAATTATTTATTCAGTTCCttttacatatatttatttatttcaatacaatATTAGTTGGAGGAGGAATATCCATGGGTCTTGCAGCCGTTATATGAACACTTATTTCAACGGTTGGTGGGTTTGGTTGTAGTGACTTTGACAAGTTTTGAGTCTCCATCCTTCTCCCAAACAAGAACGAATATAAGCCAACTATAATCAAAATCATGCCCAATAAGCTGCAACATATAAACATCTCAGTAATTTAATTAGGTTGTATATATAATCATATAAATAAGAGATAATGTATCAAAATAGCCTCAAAACTTTTGAGACCGTGTAAATAAAGGTTTaactcatcccaaaaggtacctcaaagggtgaggattgcctcacatatttaaggagccaTATAGCTTCTCCATTTAGCAATGTGTGATGTCTAACAGACCGCACTAATATAAGTTGACACATTAaatatgggtaaattacacacatgTCCACTAAACATTATCCATTTAACATTGTGgctactaaacttcaattcttaagggTATGAcaactaaactttacactttttaacaccggtggctattcaacacctcaaaacgaccattgccggtctaaaaataaaaaagtcgaagagttaatgatattttaagaaactttaattctttaaaattttcgttttgaggtcatttaggtgtttggtaggagagagaaagtgaatttttagagagagaaagctccaaaaaaggttattttggaaaataaaaaatgtggtttcatagtaaatatcattctgagcaactttaattcttgagtattttcattttgaggtcgttaacagtcattttgaggagttagttaaagttgagtggccaccgatgttaaaaagtgtaaaattcagtgataataagaattgaagttcaatggccataatattaaaatggataaatttCAGTgaccataggtgtaatttatccCATTAAATATTGGTACTGTTATCTTATGTGTCAATTTCTATTACTAAATCTTGTAATTGGGTTTTTTGATAAAGCGTTTGAActgaaattttattgttttgtttgttgAGATTAAATTAGTTCTTCCCAAGAATCTTAAGGCTATTTTGGTGCTTTTAACTCTAtaaataaaaagggaaattgAGTTATACGTACTTGCCAAGATGAATAGGAAAACCAAATATGAGAGCATCCAATAAAGCTACAAAAACCAGAGTGAGGGGATTAAACATGGGTGGATAAGTAGGACCCCATTTTGCAACTGCCCGTGCAATCAAACAAAATATTGCAGCTGTTCCAAATGCTCCCTGCACCATATTACTTTTATAGTTAGGGCGTTAAATGAATTCTCGAGTTATAAATGAATCTTATTGATATACTCTGATAGATTCTAACATGACCCGTTTAGTAAATGAGCTGATATGACATAATCCGTTCAATAAATGAGTTTATACGAGTTGACTTGTTTTATATGTAATATAGTAAAATTAAGACTTTTCATAAGATGAAAATATTACACATTGACTTGTCTTCATTTTCCCATATCCACATTGTTGGATAGagaattttcttttattcctatatcattttgtaatttcttttactaaagaataaaaaaatgacCTAAAATGATAAACTTTTGTAATCATTTACTCATATATCACCACCTTTTAAAATGAATATTATCTTAATAAAGAGGAACCACTAAAACGGTGTCCAACAATCATCAAACCAAAAAATCAGATacactatataaaaaataatagtatCTTTTTTATTAACCATTGGAGTTGCTTATAGCTTTTCattatgaaaaaacacaaaatataaattctggTTTAAGTTTATACAATATAagttattagttttttttttatgaaaataataagtttttaaaacctttcaaaattttatttttgtatatatttgatttcaataaacTATTTCAATAAAAcacattttttaaacattattatatttttaaacgGAAGATCAATACTTGTTCTCCAATTTTGTCCATGTCTCATGCCCTCTATTTTGGTAATAATATTATAACATGattcttatatttataatatcatTACCAAATTCCTATAAAAATTAATACCATTACCTAATGTTTTTTGGAAAATGAAATCTACCCTTAACATAAGTAttagtaaaattttatttttaacatttcCGACTTTAAATAATGTAGACCAATATAACAATACATGAGTATTTTTGGTACTAAATAAAGACAGGGGTATAGAAGTGTCGATGCACCATTGACCGTTGAGAACCACTCCTTATAATTGGGGTTCCTTTTCTGCACACCCTCTACATCTTCATATGTGGGGTGCTCATTTGCGATTGCACTCCAACAGATAACAGATGAATGGTTGCGTATCGTTTTTTTTTGCACCAACCCAACCAAAATgatgtaaaataaataaacaataatAAAGTCAATCCAAATATGCTGGATTTGTTTTTTACACTTTAAGCAGTCAAATATTGACTTTGTCACTATCTCTGAAATTGACCTACATTTGAAACTACGGGGACAACAAATTCCTATTTCATGTCAGGGAGATACTTACACTTTCTCAGGATATTGTTTTGACTTTACcttataatttttgtaattttataatttattcaccgattaatttaaaacatatccATATTAAACTTTTTacttattaatattaaacttTTAACATACTAACAGTAAATGTAATACTCCAAAATAAAATTGGAAAATCATGCCTATTTGGAtagtttcttttattcttttagtTTATGTTTATTTAATGTCTATTTACTTGTATATTTGTATCAAATTTCTAtggtttttttagattttcaaatgaaaatctaaaaaaatcaaAGGTACTTCATTATAATTTTAACAAATACTAATTAATAATAGCAAACaactaacaataaaataataaccATTAGGtaacaaataaacaaaataagcTTACCGAATATAAAATAGTGAGTAGTTGAAGATTCCATCCTAATTGCCAAGCAGCTTTACTCGTATCCAAGAACAATCCCACTATTACGCTTTGCACCGAGGCTATGATACATGTTAACATGGTTGTCCAATATTTTGATGGAAGTACCTTCATCAACTTTACCTGCtccaaacaaaaaaagaaaaaacattttctcttatttgtAAAAGTAGAATTCATCTGGTCAGACCAGATGAATTTAGGCTAATTGACCAAATATATTTTAACCAGTCACTGATCATGTGAAAACTACAGGAacataatagttttttttttttttggtttaatactAATACCTGGAGTATATACCAAAACGCATAGCTGAAGCAACTAGCCGTTAGTGTTAAAGAACCACGTATCCAGTGAGTAGTTTGGTGGTTGATGTTTAAGTGATGGAGGTGAAGGGTTTTATGAATAATAAAGAAAGATCTCCCTTTATAAAAACATGATGTAAATGCTCCTCCAACACATAATATCGTCCCAACAGTCTTCATTTTACCTTCTAGGCTTCCCAATTTTAATTCCTCAATCCtgtattaaataaattattatataaatataattaagatatatattatgttatttaaaaataataatataaaatgattttttgaaaaataatataaaatgatttaatataaaaaatatatatattttaaaaaatatgcaAATACTTTTATTATTGAAACAATCTAAAGAagtaaaaaataatatctataaataatataattcacTAATTACGAATCTTAAACCACATTATATTTAACGCAATTAAAACCCATATAATAATGTTCAAAAGTGAATGgtaataaagtaaaaaatattaataaaaatatattttttattctgaCCACTGCTAAAATTTCAGGTGGACAAAAAACATCTAGGACCAAATGGAAAAAGATTTAAATAAATTCTCAATTTTGAACGTTTAGATAGATTGGAGGATCATTTTCTTCAAATTGAGGGAGAAATATATACTGGAGCCATTTTATAGACTCTAAAAAGTAGCCTATTTACCTCATTACGATTGAGAAGACAAAAGTAACAACAGGAATTAAATTGAGAAAGTTGACAGCATATGTAGCTGTTGTATCTCGGAGTCCATAGTAAAATAATGCCATAGGCAATGTGATCCTGCATcatatcaaataaacaatttattagttgttatatttttatatattatacaaaATCAGTTCCTATTTAGTTAAATAGCATCAATACatgcttaacgtttataaaaaaaaactatcaatTTAGATCTTCATAACCAAATGTGACGCGTTATTCATATTATTTCGTTAATTCTACCAACTGTACATAGATAAAGAAATCAGAACATGTCATGTTTTGTTATTAAGACCTAAATCGATACTATTTTGTAaacattaaatctaaattaatGATAGTTTGGTAccttattaattagtttttttataattacattAATTACTTTTATGCTATTAaagaatattattatatttagtagcataacttttattaatattattaatttttttctatgaagatttttttttttattattgaaacTAGAAGGTTAATTGAAAGTAAAATgtattaattttcatataatttTATGAACATGTGTTGGATCCGAGTAAAGTTTAAACCCTTGTTTTTTTGGTACTTTAATCTGTCCAATTTTAAGAACTATGGTCCAACCTTACTAATGGAGTGATTTTTGTATTTCAAAATTTGTTTAAATGAGTGTAGCATAGTAGAAaatagggttaatacacatatttgcccttgtgttttctcggaaaaacagatttgtccttaaatcaaataaatccACAAAACTATCTCTGAATTtttcataaacctgcaattataccctaatctgacggagctgctaaacggcgatgacatcaaaccttcttatctccagaaaaacttcagaaaagaacaaccaatcacaaatagaaaaaatatgcgcattcaatttcaattaaaagcaagttagaagaacagattggtcaaaattcattttcataaaatctcaatcaacctaataaaatagcgtctaaacctcctaattaatccagaagcaatagcaatagaaaacaataagaaaccaaatgaattttgattgttgtcatccaatttttttggagacaagaaGGTTTGATATCATCGCCGTTTAacagctccgtcagattagagtataattgcaggtttatggaaaattcagggatagttttgtaggtttatttgatttaaggataaatctgtttttccgcgaaaacacaggggcaaatatgtgtattaaccctagaaaatatagcTATAAGAGATTGAGTtttattttgcaatttctttttatttatttattaaataaacaattattGAGGTaaaggataaggtatcaaactagttttaatgtttttggaaaagtatcaataTGGAGTCCATATAGAAAATAGCACTAAACGTACCAATTCAGGCGACGCCATTCATTTTACTCAGTTAAGTTttaatttctctctccacgtacaattAATGGAGTAATATGAGTGACATGTCACATTCcattatcgaagcctaaattggtactcttttttaaacgttaaacctatattagaGTTATTTTATACGTTTCTGATCCATAAAGTTAGTTACCCAGTTAAGGAGTTGAGGAATAGCCAAAAGAAAACCGACCAATTTAGCTTTTGTGTTATATCTCtgcaaaataaaatgaaataatttcagaattagattgaaataattaaaaagaaaaaaaaaaaaagtaaaaagaagagATGAAACCTTTCCAGAAGAAGTGCAAAAGGAGCAACACAAAAAGCAGCAACGATGTGGCGATAAGCCATTAAAGCAAAAACAAAAGTTCCATTATTCAGTATTATTTTAGCGAGAACTTGCATTCCCGTCGCTAATATTTGCACCGTTACCATACTCATACTCCCTTCTTTTAGCGACGAAATCAACCATCTCTCTCCTTTCTTCTCCATTGACATgcttctactttttttttttcttttgtgatTTTCTAAAATACTGCTATTTATTagaaatctatattatataaaGTCAAAACTACAAAAAAGTTAATAAATGAGAAGTCAATGAAAAGTGAGGAAATCTATGAACCCATGATGTCATCAAAACCTCTcacgtttaattttgtttttgttctttttcctcattagtactttcttttattacatAGGTTACTGACAACTATAAATTTAGGTTTCATGTActaaataacattaatatagatttactaatatttaaaaaaaatatcaatttaggtctcgataataGAATATGACATGTTATTTATATTACTCCGCTAAGTTCTATATTTCTCTCTCCACGTATAATTGAAAGAATTTatagagtgtttggttgttcatTTTTCTCCTtagtttgtcttttcactttaaaaaggaaagttttagatgtttggttagatATCTTCTGTTTGCAAGATTCTTTTTGTCAAAAGTCAAAAGGTTTACCGTTTTACTAAGTCTGCCACATATAAggtaatcacaatttttttttgtcaaaagtcTAAAAAGGTTTACCatattactaatatagttacaaatcaCCAAacaaaaatgtatgaaactgctTTAGTTTATTGACATACATGTTTGGAAGGTCGAATGTGTcagttaaataatagtcaatCTAGTATATTTTCAAAGTTTTGGCAGCATACAACTAAAACTGACCTTGCTTGAAAACACTGGAGTTAAATTCGTACTATTTCGTACGTTAGGGCTAAATCTGCATTTATCTTAAaatgttatggttaaatttgactcttaaccctaaaaaaaacACTTGGTTTCACTAATTTGTAGATGAGTGttggtttttttttgttgaaaaaaaaGACTGAGATTCTCGTCCAGTTGCAAATCAATGACATTATCATTGATgaacttcaaaataaaaaatttcaagaattgatgatattctaaacaactttaattactCACTTTTTAGTTTTAAGTTGTTTAGATATTGATCTTGTTTGCCAAacagctgttagctgattacctttttggttagctgatttgactagttgCTTTGATCAACagattgtgtaaacttgtttggtaaaacttagctgattgctaatagctgtttgtgtaaaatgataaataaggacatagtaaaacatttatttgagattaaagagtagtaattaggggtaaaaatgttATTCAAAAGAGATTgaacaataagctaattgaaaaatctTCTAAAACTAGCTTTTTCAATTAGACccaataaactctttcaaaccTCTGTTCACCAAATACAattattagaggtttgactagtcaaatcaTTTAAAGCCtatcaaacctctaattttaccctAAAAAGTTATTTacagagaaagttaatgtttagagagagcacttcaaaaataatgattttgaaaaataaaaaacgttggTCCATGGTAAATATaatactaaataaatttaaggcttaatacatcatttatcttctaaacttgtccaaaaagtttgattggtcccCTGAACTTTTAGAGTGTCTGATAGCTCGAACTTGCATAAATTGTTCAATTAGTcttctgaacttgcgtaaaatttaatcaaattaatcacCCAGTTGCAAAGAA
The DNA window shown above is from Euphorbia lathyris chromosome 1, ddEupLath1.1, whole genome shotgun sequence and carries:
- the LOC136217604 gene encoding WAT1-related protein At1g25270-like isoform X2, coding for MSMEKKGERWLISSLKEGSMSMVTVQILATGMQVLAKIILNNGTFVFALMAYRHIVAAFCVAPFALLLERDITQKLNWSVFFWLFLNSLTGITLPMALFYYGLRDTTATYAVNFLNLIPVVTFVFSIVMRIEELKLGSLEGKMKTVGTILCVGGAFTSCFYKGRSFFIIHKTLHLHHLNINHQTTHWIRGSLTLTASCFSYAFWYILQVKLMKVLPSKYWTTMLTCIIASVQSVIVGLFLDTSKAAWQLGWNLQLLTILYSGAFGTAAIFCLIARAVAKWGPTYPPMFNPLTLVFVALLDALIFGFPIHLAYWA
- the LOC136217604 gene encoding WAT1-related protein At5g64700-like isoform X1, with the protein product MSMEKKGERWLISSLKEGSMSMVTVQILATGMQVLAKIILNNGTFVFALMAYRHIVAAFCVAPFALLLERDITQKLNWSVFFWLFLNSLTGITLPMALFYYGLRDTTATYAVNFLNLIPVVTFVFSIVMRIEELKLGSLEGKMKTVGTILCVGGAFTSCFYKGRSFFIIHKTLHLHHLNINHQTTHWIRGSLTLTASCFSYAFWYILQVKLMKVLPSKYWTTMLTCIIASVQSVIVGLFLDTSKAAWQLGWNLQLLTILYSGAFGTAAIFCLIARAVAKWGPTYPPMFNPLTLVFVALLDALIFGFPIHLGNLLGMILIIVGLYSFLFGRRMETQNLSKSLQPNPPTVEISVHITAARPMDIPPPTNIVLK